From a single Desulfatiglans anilini DSM 4660 genomic region:
- the xerD gene encoding site-specific tyrosine recombinase XerD, protein MDAEQWIDRFLMQMELERGLSNHTIQAYARDLGRFNLYLRGRGLDLGGLTQDDLNAYLVDLGRGLSFRSVARHVSAIRVFLKYLVRHGVISGNPARLLDLPKMRRKLPEILSLDEVDKLLAAPDGRSPKGLRDRAMLEVLYAAGLRVSELIQLRTFLVDLEGGFLRTMGKGSKERLVPLGVRAVEAVRGYLQGGRPSLRKGPNSPYLFLNMRGGRMSRQGFWKLIKQYGRQAGIKKEITPHVLRHSFASHLLEGGADLRSVQIMLGHADISTTQIYTHVTRERLKAVHEKHHPRP, encoded by the coding sequence ATGGACGCGGAGCAGTGGATTGACCGGTTTCTGATGCAAATGGAGCTCGAGCGGGGTCTATCCAACCACACCATTCAGGCTTATGCCCGCGATCTCGGCCGTTTCAACCTGTATCTGAGGGGCCGGGGCCTCGACCTTGGCGGCTTGACCCAGGATGATCTGAACGCGTACCTTGTCGATCTTGGCCGCGGCCTCTCTTTTCGCAGTGTCGCCCGCCATGTTTCAGCCATCCGGGTCTTTCTGAAGTATCTGGTGCGGCATGGCGTGATATCCGGCAATCCGGCAAGGCTCTTGGATCTGCCCAAAATGCGGCGCAAACTCCCGGAGATCTTGAGCCTTGACGAAGTGGACAAGCTCCTTGCCGCGCCGGACGGGCGCTCGCCGAAGGGGCTGCGCGACCGTGCGATGCTCGAGGTCCTCTATGCCGCCGGCCTGCGGGTCTCAGAGTTGATCCAGCTGCGCACTTTTCTGGTGGACCTCGAGGGTGGTTTTCTGCGGACCATGGGCAAGGGCTCCAAGGAAAGGCTCGTCCCCTTGGGCGTGCGCGCCGTCGAGGCTGTTCGAGGCTACCTGCAAGGCGGCCGCCCCAGCCTCCGGAAGGGCCCGAACAGCCCGTATCTCTTCCTCAATATGCGGGGGGGGCGGATGTCGCGGCAGGGCTTCTGGAAGCTCATCAAACAGTATGGGCGACAGGCTGGAATCAAGAAGGAGATCACTCCCCATGTGCTGCGTCATTCCTTCGCCAGCCACCTGCTCGAAGGGGGAGCGGATTTGAGATCGGTGCAGATCATGCTGGGGCATGCGGATATCTCGACCACCCAGATCTATACCCATGTCACTCGGGAACGGCTGAAGGCCGTGCACGAAAAGCATCATCCGCGGCCTTAG
- a CDS encoding M24 family metallopeptidase: MTDSPYKKRLDIFRSRLREKTPCDAAWISEPHNRRYLSGFRADDPQINESSGSLLIDATRCLLLTDSRYVLQAQDEAPDFEIIEVKNGVHNLLPSLLLEMGAGLLGFEEDQVTWGLHHKVSQALDGKVSGGLSPLGGLVEAMREVKDSDEIAAMEASGKLIASIVTELIENLKPGLTERKVAWTMEGMAAEAGADGVAFPPIVASGSNGALPHAVPADRRLQPGEPIVLDMGVRLNGYCSDMTRTVFLGEAEPEFRKVYSIVREAQLAGLKEVRPGVRSDLPDAAARRIIADAGYGPFFGHALGHGVGLATHEGPRLSPLRPVTLEEGMVVTVEPGIYLPGKGGVRLEEMVLIEAGGARILTPESHYYDFRG; encoded by the coding sequence ATGACTGACAGCCCTTACAAAAAACGCCTGGATATTTTTCGCAGCCGCCTTCGTGAAAAGACCCCTTGCGATGCGGCCTGGATCTCCGAGCCCCACAACCGCCGTTACCTCTCGGGTTTCAGGGCCGATGACCCGCAGATCAACGAATCCTCCGGTTCGCTCCTGATCGACGCGACCCGCTGCCTGCTCCTGACCGACTCCCGATATGTCCTGCAGGCGCAGGACGAAGCGCCCGATTTCGAGATCATCGAGGTCAAGAACGGTGTTCACAACCTTCTCCCGTCCCTGCTGCTGGAGATGGGAGCCGGACTTCTCGGATTCGAAGAGGACCAGGTGACGTGGGGCCTCCACCATAAGGTCAGTCAAGCCCTTGACGGCAAGGTATCCGGGGGGCTGTCCCCTTTGGGAGGCCTGGTCGAGGCCATGCGCGAGGTCAAGGATTCAGATGAAATCGCGGCCATGGAAGCTTCCGGCAAACTGATAGCGTCCATCGTAACCGAATTGATCGAAAATCTCAAGCCGGGGCTGACCGAGCGGAAGGTGGCATGGACGATGGAGGGAATGGCGGCGGAGGCCGGCGCCGACGGGGTCGCTTTCCCGCCGATCGTCGCCTCGGGGTCGAACGGCGCGTTGCCCCATGCCGTCCCTGCCGACCGGCGGCTGCAGCCGGGCGAACCGATCGTGCTGGACATGGGCGTGCGCCTGAACGGGTATTGCTCGGATATGACGCGGACGGTTTTTCTCGGCGAGGCCGAGCCGGAATTCCGCAAGGTCTACTCCATCGTCCGCGAGGCGCAGCTGGCGGGTTTGAAGGAGGTCCGGCCGGGTGTGCGGAGCGATCTTCCCGATGCGGCGGCGCGGCGGATCATCGCCGATGCGGGCTATGGGCCTTTCTTTGGCCATGCCCTGGGCCATGGAGTGGGTTTGGCCACCCACGAGGGCCCCCGGCTCAGCCCCTTGCGTCCGGTCACCCTTGAAGAGGGCATGGTCGTGACGGTCGAACCGGGGATCTATCTACCGGGAAAGGGGGGTGTCCGCCTGGAGGAAATGGTGCTGATAGAGGCCGGGGGCGCCAGGATTCTGACCCCGGAGTCGCATTACTACGATTTTCGGGGGTAG
- a CDS encoding ribonuclease catalytic domain-containing protein — MHEGQIIEYIDQGKFVCTLCLQDRGSRLHLLTAYNREVNLSHKRTLLVSNRSIDPSRPREELLDILKRTEETRDRLKQEIDVKYLWELVKDEEESFSHGYLAELIFGEDVRDDHVSALMRALFDDHIYFKYKDGRFLPQSEERVELIIRQMEEEALKEERLSEGSVWLKKVLSGEPAAPPDCSGFLVNLLEQVALWGEEAQDLKYAKELLARADIRDIRQARSILRQIGIWEEHENLDLLRSSIRTGFSAEELAAASELAQGDFDTQDREDLTGLHTLTIDGASTEDYDDALSLEKVDGFYELGIHIADVAAMIPPDTLLDRTAAERASSLYLPRRQVPMLPPGLSQDTLSLKAGCDRPALSLLARFDAEGSLAGFTLKPSIIRVRDQLTYESVNAQLEGDPRLQDLLRLSRRFREVRHSQGALNISLPEVDIVFGEAGEVQLSLIDQDTPSRMIVAEIMILYNWLTARFCVEHQIPTLFRTQPEPSEKVPLEEKDYLFYVFQQRRKLAPLQIQTAPKPHCGLGVDAYIQASSPIRRYLDLVVQRQISAFLLERAFPYDAKKLEEIRLFTDPLVREIGKIKRNRLRYWILTFFSLRRGKTYRAVVLDELKSKYRVVLRDTQLIAEIRKADGKIFQAGQEILVTVGKADPWEDILELKVADNQ; from the coding sequence ATGCACGAAGGTCAGATCATCGAATATATCGACCAGGGGAAATTCGTCTGCACGCTGTGTTTACAGGACCGCGGCAGCCGCCTCCATCTCCTGACCGCCTACAACCGCGAAGTCAACCTTTCCCACAAACGGACCCTTCTGGTCTCGAACCGCAGCATCGATCCGTCCCGGCCCCGCGAGGAACTGCTGGATATCCTGAAGCGAACGGAAGAAACCCGCGACAGGCTCAAGCAGGAGATAGACGTCAAATACCTTTGGGAACTGGTCAAAGACGAGGAGGAAAGCTTCAGCCACGGGTATCTGGCGGAGTTGATCTTCGGGGAGGACGTGCGGGACGACCACGTCTCGGCCCTTATGCGCGCCCTCTTCGACGACCACATCTATTTCAAATACAAGGACGGCCGTTTTCTGCCGCAAAGCGAGGAGCGGGTCGAACTGATCATCCGGCAGATGGAGGAGGAGGCGCTGAAGGAAGAGCGCCTTTCCGAGGGCAGTGTCTGGCTGAAGAAAGTCCTTTCAGGGGAACCGGCCGCCCCGCCCGATTGCAGCGGTTTCCTGGTGAATCTTCTCGAGCAGGTGGCGCTTTGGGGTGAGGAGGCGCAGGACCTCAAGTATGCGAAAGAACTGCTCGCCAGGGCCGACATCAGAGACATCCGCCAGGCCCGCAGCATATTGCGGCAAATCGGCATCTGGGAGGAGCACGAAAATCTGGATCTCCTGCGCTCGAGCATCAGGACCGGTTTCAGCGCGGAAGAACTGGCCGCCGCCTCGGAGCTGGCACAGGGGGATTTCGACACCCAAGACCGCGAAGATCTGACCGGCCTCCACACCCTGACCATAGACGGCGCGTCCACTGAGGATTACGACGATGCCCTGAGCCTCGAAAAGGTGGACGGCTTCTACGAGCTGGGCATCCACATCGCCGACGTCGCGGCCATGATCCCCCCGGATACGCTGCTCGATCGGACGGCTGCCGAGAGGGCGTCGTCCCTTTACCTTCCCCGCCGGCAGGTTCCGATGCTGCCTCCCGGCCTCTCACAGGACACCCTGAGCCTCAAAGCGGGATGCGACCGCCCTGCCCTCTCACTGCTCGCGCGGTTCGACGCCGAGGGGAGCCTGGCCGGTTTCACTCTCAAGCCGAGCATCATCCGGGTGAGGGACCAGTTGACCTATGAAAGCGTCAACGCGCAGCTGGAAGGGGACCCCCGCCTGCAGGACCTGCTCCGTCTGAGCCGGCGTTTCCGGGAGGTCCGCCACTCCCAGGGGGCGCTCAACATCTCCCTGCCCGAGGTCGACATCGTCTTCGGCGAGGCAGGAGAGGTCCAGCTCTCGCTCATCGATCAGGACACGCCATCACGCATGATCGTGGCCGAAATCATGATCCTCTACAACTGGCTCACGGCCCGCTTCTGTGTGGAGCACCAGATCCCGACGCTTTTCAGGACCCAGCCGGAGCCGAGCGAGAAGGTTCCCCTGGAAGAGAAAGATTATCTTTTCTACGTCTTTCAGCAGCGCCGCAAACTCGCCCCGCTGCAGATCCAGACCGCGCCCAAGCCGCACTGCGGATTGGGGGTGGACGCCTACATCCAGGCCAGTTCCCCCATCCGAAGGTATCTCGATCTGGTGGTGCAGCGTCAGATCTCGGCATTTCTTCTGGAGCGGGCCTTTCCCTACGACGCCAAAAAGCTGGAAGAAATCCGCCTCTTCACCGATCCGCTGGTCCGGGAGATCGGGAAAATCAAGCGCAACCGCCTCCGCTACTGGATCCTGACCTTCTTCTCGCTCCGCCGCGGGAAAACCTACCGCGCCGTCGTCCTTGACGAACTGAAGAGCAAATACCGCGTCGTCCTGCGGGACACCCAGCTGATCGCCGAGATCAGGAAGGCGGATGGAAAGATCTTCCAAGCGGGCCAGGAGATTCTGGTGACCGTCGGCAAGGCCGACCCCTGGGAGGACATCCTGGAACTCAAAGTGGCCGACAATCAGTGA
- the purB gene encoding adenylosuccinate lyase yields MISRYTRPEMGRIWEDENRYAKWLDVELAACEAMSDEGIVPREALETIRRKAGFSVQRILEIEEETRHDVIAFLTNVAEHVGPDSRFIHLGLTSSDVLDTSLALLLREAMDRILAGVDELAVVIERRAREHKQTVMIGRSHGVHAEPITFGLKLCVWYTEMRRNRLRLEQARKVISCGKFSGAVGTFANVSPSVEARACRLLGLEPAEVSTQIVQRDRHAQYFTALAVLAGTLEKIAVEIRHLQRTEVLEAEEPFAKGQKGSSAMPHKKNPIGCENISGLARLVRTNALAALESMALWHERDISHSSVERVIGPDSTILIDYMLHRLKGILDRLVVHPDRMLENLHKTRGLIFSQQVLVELAERGLERQAAYVLVQRNAMKVWETGQDFKSLLLEDPDILKVLSREEIEGLFDLNYHLKHVDTIFERVFGRP; encoded by the coding sequence ATGATCAGCCGGTATACCCGCCCTGAGATGGGGCGCATCTGGGAGGACGAGAATCGTTACGCGAAGTGGCTGGATGTCGAGCTGGCCGCCTGTGAGGCCATGAGCGACGAGGGGATCGTCCCGCGTGAGGCCCTCGAAACCATCCGCCGCAAGGCGGGGTTCTCCGTGCAGCGCATCCTCGAGATCGAAGAGGAGACCCGGCACGACGTGATCGCCTTCTTGACGAACGTGGCCGAGCACGTCGGGCCTGATTCACGCTTCATCCATCTGGGCCTGACTTCGTCGGATGTCCTCGACACCAGCCTGGCCCTGCTCCTGCGCGAGGCCATGGATCGCATCCTTGCCGGGGTCGACGAACTGGCTGTGGTCATCGAGCGGCGGGCCCGCGAGCATAAGCAGACCGTCATGATCGGGCGCTCCCACGGGGTTCACGCCGAGCCGATCACCTTCGGGCTGAAGCTCTGTGTGTGGTACACGGAGATGCGGCGGAACCGGCTGCGCCTGGAACAGGCCCGCAAGGTGATTTCCTGCGGGAAGTTCTCCGGGGCGGTGGGAACCTTCGCCAACGTTTCGCCGTCCGTCGAGGCCAGGGCCTGTCGACTGCTCGGCCTCGAGCCGGCCGAGGTCTCCACCCAGATCGTCCAGCGGGACCGGCATGCCCAGTACTTTACGGCGCTCGCGGTTTTGGCCGGGACGCTCGAGAAGATCGCGGTGGAGATCCGCCACCTTCAGCGGACCGAGGTGCTGGAGGCCGAGGAGCCGTTCGCGAAGGGGCAGAAGGGCTCCTCGGCGATGCCCCATAAGAAGAATCCGATCGGTTGTGAAAACATCTCCGGTTTGGCGCGCCTGGTGCGGACCAACGCCCTGGCGGCCCTGGAGAGCATGGCGCTTTGGCATGAAAGGGACATCAGCCATTCCTCCGTCGAACGGGTCATCGGCCCGGACAGCACGATCCTGATCGACTACATGCTCCATCGCCTGAAGGGTATCCTCGACAGGCTGGTGGTTCATCCGGATCGGATGCTCGAGAATCTGCACAAGACGAGAGGGCTCATCTTTTCGCAGCAGGTCCTTGTCGAGTTGGCCGAAAGGGGTCTTGAAAGGCAGGCCGCCTATGTCCTCGTGCAGCGCAACGCGATGAAGGTCTGGGAAACGGGTCAGGATTTCAAATCGCTGCTGCTCGAGGACCCGGACATCTTGAAGGTCCTTTCACGGGAGGAGATCGAGGGGCTTTTCGATCTGAACTACCACCTGAAGCATGTGGACACGATTTTCGAGCGCGTGTTCGGAAGGCCCTGA
- a CDS encoding endonuclease III domain-containing protein has product MEAILMRMYEKMSESFGPQHWWPAEGPLEMMVGAVLTQNTSWRNVEKAIEGLKSRRLIDAGALCRVPFEELAQVIRPAGYYNIKARRLKNLAEFIVQRAAGDLDVLFGEETPALREALLGIKGVGPETADSILLYAAGRPVFVVDAYTHRILGRHGLISEEATYDETQSCFMDHLPQDAALYNEFHALIVRTAKTSCGKRPNCAACPLDGWPADD; this is encoded by the coding sequence ATGGAAGCGATCCTGATGCGGATGTACGAGAAGATGTCCGAATCCTTCGGGCCTCAGCACTGGTGGCCCGCTGAGGGGCCCCTGGAGATGATGGTCGGGGCCGTGTTGACGCAGAACACGAGTTGGCGGAATGTCGAAAAGGCCATCGAGGGGTTGAAGTCGAGGAGGCTGATCGACGCGGGGGCGCTCTGCCGGGTCCCTTTCGAGGAACTGGCGCAGGTGATCCGGCCCGCAGGTTACTACAATATCAAGGCGCGGCGGCTGAAGAACCTTGCGGAGTTCATCGTGCAGCGCGCCGCGGGCGACCTGGATGTGCTTTTCGGCGAGGAGACCCCGGCGCTTCGGGAGGCGCTGCTGGGCATCAAGGGGGTCGGACCTGAAACCGCAGACAGCATCCTGCTTTACGCGGCCGGACGGCCTGTTTTCGTGGTGGATGCCTACACGCACCGGATCCTTGGGAGGCACGGGCTGATTTCCGAGGAGGCGACCTATGACGAGACGCAGTCCTGCTTCATGGACCATCTGCCGCAGGATGCCGCACTTTACAATGAGTTTCATGCCCTCATCGTGCGGACGGCCAAGACCAGCTGCGGCAAACGGCCGAACTGCGCCGCGTGTCCGCTGGATGGCTGGCCCGCCGATGATTGA
- the fusA gene encoding elongation factor G produces MPIAQHLNTTRNIGIIAHIDAGKTTVTERVLFYTGRLHKMGEVHDGEATMDWMLEERERGITITSAVTSCLWHSHTINVIDTPGHVDFTVEVERALRVLDGAIGVFCAVGGVEPQSETVWHQADRYKVPKIAFVNKMDRVGADFNRVVRMVRERLGAAPLVLQMPWGAEDRFRGIIDLVRMKSVIWENEGLGAQYIEGPIPPELEEEARARHEELLETLADKDDAVMEKYLAEEEIPEADLKQAIRKATIQLQLVPVFCGAALRNKGIQLLLDGIVDFLPSPLDIPPVEGIVPATGETIQCPPKAKAPVCALLFKVMMDQGRKMSYLRIYSGTLSAGDTVFNSTRNTREKVARLLRMHANKRERIDSASAGDIVAAMGLKLSTTGDTLCGENHPVLLESIRFNTPVISIAIEPKRVQDQDRVMDGLAKLADEDPTFRYHVDEETGQTIVSGMGELHLEIILGRLKREFLAETNQGKPQVVYRETITETLTHREVFHRELAGQAYYAGVTLEISPLPRGTGNRFVDRCDHPGLTDVFLEAIRQGVAEAEESGVLMGYPVIDVQTAVLEIEIKENVSDAMAFKVAASMAFRNACSQAGPLKLEPIMKVEILVPDEFVGEVISDLNTRQGRIEQILSEGAVQVLTARAPLSRMFGYSTALRSVSQGRANFTMQFSHYDKA; encoded by the coding sequence ATGCCGATCGCCCAGCATCTGAACACCACACGCAACATCGGGATCATCGCCCACATCGACGCCGGCAAAACGACCGTGACCGAACGGGTGCTTTTCTACACAGGCCGCCTCCACAAGATGGGGGAGGTCCACGACGGCGAAGCCACCATGGACTGGATGCTCGAGGAGAGGGAGCGCGGCATCACCATCACCTCCGCGGTCACCTCCTGTCTCTGGCACAGCCACACCATCAATGTCATCGACACCCCCGGCCACGTGGATTTTACGGTCGAAGTCGAGCGGGCCCTCCGGGTGCTCGACGGCGCCATCGGCGTATTCTGCGCCGTCGGCGGCGTGGAGCCGCAGTCCGAGACCGTCTGGCATCAGGCCGACCGCTACAAGGTCCCGAAGATCGCCTTCGTGAACAAGATGGACCGGGTCGGAGCCGACTTCAACCGCGTCGTCCGCATGGTTCGAGAGCGGTTGGGCGCCGCCCCGCTCGTGCTGCAAATGCCCTGGGGTGCAGAAGACCGCTTTCGGGGCATCATCGACCTGGTGCGGATGAAATCTGTCATTTGGGAGAACGAAGGCCTCGGAGCGCAATACATTGAAGGCCCCATCCCGCCGGAGCTCGAGGAGGAGGCGCGGGCTCGGCATGAAGAACTGCTGGAGACGCTGGCGGACAAAGACGACGCCGTCATGGAAAAGTACCTGGCCGAGGAGGAGATCCCCGAGGCCGACCTCAAGCAGGCCATCCGCAAGGCTACGATCCAGTTGCAGCTCGTCCCCGTTTTCTGCGGCGCGGCCCTGCGAAACAAAGGCATTCAGCTTCTGCTCGACGGCATCGTCGATTTTCTGCCCTCCCCGCTCGACATCCCGCCGGTCGAAGGCATCGTCCCGGCCACCGGGGAGACTATTCAGTGCCCGCCCAAAGCGAAGGCGCCTGTGTGCGCTCTGCTCTTCAAGGTCATGATGGACCAGGGCCGCAAGATGAGCTACCTTCGGATCTATTCGGGGACGCTCTCGGCAGGCGACACGGTTTTCAACTCGACCCGGAACACCCGTGAAAAGGTCGCCCGCCTGCTCCGGATGCATGCCAACAAGCGCGAGCGGATCGACAGCGCGTCGGCCGGGGACATCGTCGCTGCAATGGGACTCAAGCTGTCGACCACCGGCGACACCCTCTGCGGCGAAAACCACCCTGTGCTGCTCGAATCCATCCGCTTCAACACCCCGGTCATCAGCATCGCCATCGAGCCCAAGAGGGTCCAGGATCAGGACCGGGTGATGGACGGCCTCGCCAAACTGGCCGACGAAGACCCCACGTTCCGCTACCATGTCGATGAAGAAACAGGCCAGACGATCGTCTCGGGCATGGGCGAGCTGCACCTCGAGATCATCCTCGGAAGGCTCAAACGGGAGTTCCTGGCCGAGACGAACCAGGGCAAGCCGCAGGTGGTGTACCGGGAGACCATCACCGAGACCCTCACCCACCGGGAGGTCTTCCACCGCGAACTGGCCGGCCAGGCGTATTACGCGGGCGTCACCCTCGAGATCTCGCCGCTGCCCCGCGGGACCGGGAACCGCTTCGTGGACCGGTGCGATCACCCGGGCTTGACCGACGTCTTCCTGGAGGCGATCCGGCAGGGCGTCGCCGAGGCAGAGGAAAGCGGGGTTCTGATGGGTTATCCGGTCATCGATGTGCAGACGGCAGTCCTCGAAATCGAAATCAAGGAAAACGTCTCGGATGCCATGGCCTTCAAGGTCGCCGCGTCCATGGCCTTCCGTAACGCCTGCAGCCAGGCGGGCCCGCTCAAGCTCGAGCCGATCATGAAGGTGGAAATCCTTGTGCCGGATGAATTTGTGGGAGAGGTCATCAGCGATCTGAACACCCGTCAGGGAAGGATCGAACAGATTCTGAGCGAGGGGGCCGTCCAGGTGTTGACCGCACGCGCACCTCTTTCGAGGATGTTCGGCTATTCAACGGCCTTACGGTCGGTGTCGCAGGGGCGGGCCAACTTCACCATGCAGTTCAGCCACTACGACAAGGCCTGA
- a CDS encoding enoyl-CoA hydratase/isomerase family protein has translation MNEDAHSESMGTSAADVMLEVQNGVGILELNRPKAYNAFDLPMVQRLADELVALAGREDVRGLIVTGHGKAFCAGGDLRWIAGYNGRYGAAFHELAARFHQAILEMRRMPKPVIAALNGLAAGGGFSLALACDFRIMDRSAVLRQAYTSNGLSLDGGGTFTLPRIVGLARAMEVVTFDAPIDAAKALEWGLVTEVVEQGRSVARALEVMEDILSRSSSSFAASKQLLLESFGNPFELQLEREREMLARCGDHPNGHEGVGAFLEKRKPRFQPV, from the coding sequence GTGAATGAAGACGCACATTCCGAATCTATGGGGACATCAGCGGCTGATGTGATGCTGGAGGTGCAAAACGGCGTCGGTATTCTGGAGTTGAACCGCCCGAAGGCCTATAACGCCTTCGACCTGCCCATGGTTCAACGCCTCGCAGACGAACTGGTCGCACTGGCCGGCAGGGAAGACGTCCGCGGGCTCATCGTCACCGGTCATGGAAAGGCCTTCTGCGCCGGAGGGGACCTGCGTTGGATCGCCGGGTACAATGGACGGTACGGCGCCGCCTTCCACGAACTGGCGGCCCGCTTTCACCAGGCGATCCTCGAGATGCGGCGGATGCCCAAACCCGTGATCGCCGCACTGAACGGACTGGCTGCAGGCGGCGGGTTCTCGCTCGCGCTGGCCTGCGATTTCCGTATCATGGACCGATCCGCGGTGCTGCGGCAGGCCTACACGAGCAACGGCCTGAGTCTGGACGGCGGCGGGACCTTCACCCTGCCACGCATCGTGGGCCTGGCGAGGGCCATGGAGGTCGTCACGTTCGATGCGCCGATCGATGCCGCCAAGGCCCTGGAATGGGGGCTGGTCACCGAGGTCGTGGAGCAGGGGCGAAGCGTCGCCCGTGCGCTGGAGGTCATGGAGGATATCCTGTCCCGTTCTTCGAGTTCGTTTGCAGCGTCGAAGCAGCTTCTGCTCGAGTCTTTCGGCAACCCTTTCGAGCTTCAGCTGGAGCGTGAACGCGAAATGCTTGCCCGATGCGGAGACCATCCGAACGGTCATGAAGGCGTAGGGGCCTTTCTGGAAAAGCGCAAACCCCGTTTTCAGCCGGTCTAG
- a CDS encoding amidohydrolase family protein has translation MIDFHTHLFPPEFARDRTPLFEGEDGFRTLYASPNARLVGAEEIIQAMDEGGIRKSVVFGFPWEREAFYKAHNDYIMEAVERYPDRLIGFACFSPTAPGAAREAERCLAAGLRGIGELAVYGGGLTRAVTHGLSEVMEICRVHDAPLLMHVNEPVGHSYPGKAPMTLAEVYAFLAAYPENRIVLAHWGGGIFFYALMKKEVRERLANVWFDTAASPYLYEPAIYRIAGEIIGYDRILLGSDYPLLKPPRYLAEMKAAGLSDEALQRITGGNAADVLASAV, from the coding sequence ATGATCGATTTCCATACACATCTGTTTCCTCCGGAGTTCGCGCGGGACCGGACCCCGCTTTTCGAAGGCGAGGATGGATTTCGAACCCTTTACGCATCACCGAACGCCAGGCTGGTCGGGGCCGAAGAGATCATCCAGGCCATGGATGAAGGAGGGATCCGGAAATCGGTGGTCTTCGGATTTCCCTGGGAAAGGGAAGCGTTTTACAAGGCCCACAATGATTACATCATGGAGGCCGTAGAGCGTTATCCAGACCGTTTGATCGGCTTCGCTTGCTTTTCTCCGACGGCCCCGGGGGCGGCCCGCGAGGCGGAGAGGTGTCTTGCCGCCGGGCTGAGGGGGATCGGCGAACTGGCCGTCTACGGAGGAGGTCTGACCAGGGCGGTGACCCACGGTTTGTCGGAGGTTATGGAGATCTGCCGTGTACACGACGCCCCGCTGCTTATGCACGTCAACGAGCCTGTCGGCCACTCCTATCCCGGAAAGGCGCCGATGACCCTGGCGGAGGTTTATGCCTTCCTCGCGGCCTATCCGGAAAACCGAATCGTTCTGGCGCACTGGGGCGGGGGGATCTTTTTCTACGCCCTCATGAAAAAGGAGGTCCGGGAGCGGTTGGCCAACGTCTGGTTCGACACGGCGGCCTCGCCTTATCTGTATGAGCCGGCCATCTACCGGATCGCCGGGGAGATCATCGGCTACGATCGGATCCTGCTCGGCAGCGATTACCCCCTGCTGAAACCACCCCGATATCTGGCGGAGATGAAGGCGGCCGGGCTTTCGGATGAGGCCCTGCAGCGGATTACCGGAGGGAATGCCGCGGATGTGCTCGCTTCTGCGGTATGA
- a CDS encoding peroxiredoxin family protein, whose product MLKKVETFRVLLGILVLCLLGVPFQSEAGADIAAPSFSLPDLNGKEVTLEQYRGKIVLLDFWATWCPPCRISIPELVKLQRDHQEDGLVILGVSVDDKRQFKDAYLKAFSEKHKINYPIVRYNDRVIEAYFTEDNPAIPTMFVIDRNGRIRDKVVGYNPEALRRALKPLLEP is encoded by the coding sequence ATGTTGAAAAAGGTCGAAACGTTCAGGGTGCTGCTGGGTATACTGGTGCTTTGCCTGCTCGGTGTTCCGTTTCAATCCGAAGCCGGGGCGGATATCGCGGCGCCCTCTTTTTCTCTGCCGGATCTAAATGGAAAAGAGGTGACTCTGGAGCAGTACCGCGGCAAGATCGTGCTCCTGGATTTTTGGGCGACCTGGTGCCCTCCGTGCCGTATTTCGATCCCTGAACTCGTGAAGTTGCAGCGGGACCACCAGGAGGACGGTCTGGTGATCCTGGGCGTTTCCGTGGACGACAAGCGCCAGTTCAAGGACGCCTATCTCAAGGCTTTCAGCGAAAAACACAAGATCAACTACCCGATCGTCCGCTACAACGACCGGGTGATCGAGGCCTATTTCACGGAAGACAACCCGGCGATCCCGACGATGTTCGTCATCGACCGGAACGGCAGGATCCGGGACAAGGTGGTCGGCTACAACCCCGAGGCCCTGCGGAGGGCGCTCAAACCGCTGCTGGAACCATGA